GCCCGGATTCGGTCTGATGCGTCGGTGAGCTAGTCCTGGTCCAGAAATAGTAGTGCGATCGGCTTGAGGTAACATCCAGTGCCGCAGTGGCTCAATGAGGCTAGTGGCCATCCCACAAAGTAGCCCTACCTCAACACCCCAAGTTAGACACACACCGAAGCACACCACCCATGATAGTAGATCAGCTCGAGTGGCAGGTAGACGAGTGAGGCGACGTACCAAAGCCAGATCGATCATAGGAGCAACGGCAGTCATCAACACTGCGGCCAAAGTTGCCCGAGGAATGAAGCGAAAGTGCGGTGTAAGAACACCGAGAGCTAGAAGAGTGAGTAGAGCAGAGTAGAGGCCGGCTAAAGGTGTTCGAACACCGCTCGCGTGGCTGACGGCTGATCTCGTGAAGGCTCCTGTCGTGGGCATTGCTCGAAAACACGATCCAAGTACATTACAAAGTCCAAGTGCGAACAACTCTTGTGTTGCGTCCACGACTCCATCGTTAGCTAGAGGAATGAGAGGTACATTTGAGATGGAGCGAAGATAGAGCAAGAGACGAGACCTTACCGAATGCCTTTGCGATCGCGACATTGGCTAAAACAGCAACCAGTGGCAGCAGAAGTAGACCACTTCCGAGTTCACGAATCACCTGTGGGAAAGGAACGGTTGTGTTGCCGACGATGATGTCCTGTGCAGGCCATTGGAAGCCGGGAATTCCTGGTTCTACACGACCTGATAGACGGAACGGACAGCCAGCCGGAGTCGCAGCTAAATGGCGTGCTAGCAACGCTGCCATTAGCACGATCAGGGCATTTCGACTTAGTGACACGTACCAGAGCAATCGGTGCAGACTACGATGGCGATTGGACGGTACTAACCGTGGCAGGTGTTGGAGAGCAACCAGCAGTACTATGCAGACGACCCCGAGTGTGGTATCACCGGGAGTGGACTCTGGAAGTTTTCGAAACACACTCCACAAGGTAGTGAAgaacccaccaccacctccagaCAACCCCAACAGATTGCCAGCTTGTGCGGCGATGATTATCAGTGCGGTTGCAGACGTGAAGGCGGAAGTAACGGGAACTGAGATGAGACAAACGAGTCCACCAAGTCGGAAAGCACCCATCGCCAGCTCAACGATCCCAGAAGCAAACGCCAATGCCACCACGTACTGAGGAGGTCGTCCAGAGGTGTACTCGAGAGTTAAGAGTGACATCAGGCTGGTAGGACCGATAGACACCTCACGCACTGTACCGAAAAACACGTACACCAGCGAACCTGTCAGAGAAGGTGTTGCTAGATTGAGCTTGATGCAGTCGACGTCCCTACTCACCCATAAAGGCGGCATACAAACCGTACTGTGACGGCAATCCTGCAATTGTGGCGTACGCAATGCTCTGCGGGATCATCGTAAGTCCGAGGGTGATGCCCGCGATCAGGTCCGACAGGGCATCTTCAGCTTCATACCTCCGAATCCACGTGAGTATCGGCAATCTACGCGTTGGTGAACACCCATCAAGTACTCGTCTCCACAAGACCCTACCGTCAGAAGGtgtgtcggtggaaaacgtcAGACTCTCTGGGCGATGCGCTTTAGGTGGAGCTGGATCACTTCGCAACGCACGCAGTTCTTCCTCCTCTCCTGACATCGCAAAACAACGTAACCTTGCGatgcgaaccgaaccgggtcTACCGTTCTACTACTACTCTACTCACGAGACCAACGACCGGGTCTCTGCTCCGAGATATCGCAACGACCgatgtttgcgttttgcgGTACGGATCTGCGCAGCTTCTCTGAGTAGGGTGAGGGCACACGACCCACATACGAGGGCTCTTATCATCACTGATACGCGAGCGTTTATTCTATTTTATCAGATCCCGAGACGTCTGCCTTTCTCTGTTCTTCCCAATCGGCCGTCCCAATCGAGCCAGGGTCTTgcacactcgcactcgcagGTGCTGAACTCGCTGTTTCCGGAGCTAGTTGGGGCCTTTACGGGGTGTCCGCTTGCGTCACGTTAGTTGTGCTCAATCAAAGACATCCGTACATGGACGTCCCCCGAATGGGTCGATCTTGTGACTTGTTTGTTCAGATGTC
This genomic interval from Anopheles nili chromosome X, idAnoNiliSN_F5_01, whole genome shotgun sequence contains the following:
- the LOC128728511 gene encoding sodium-independent sulfate anion transporter-like — its product is MSGEEEELRALRSDPAPPKAHRPESLTFSTDTPSDGRVLWRRVLDGCSPTRRLPILTWIRRYEAEDALSDLIAGITLGLTMIPQSIAYATIAGLPSQYGLYAAFMGSLVYVFFGTVREVSIGPTSLMSLLTLEYTSGRPPQYVVALAFASGIVELAMGAFRLGGLVCLISVPVTSAFTSATALIIIAAQAGNLLGLSGGGGGFFTTLWSVFRKLPESTPGDTTLGVVCIVLLVALQHLPRLVPSNRHRSLHRLLWYVSLSRNALIVLMAALLARHLAATPAGCPFRLSGRVEPGIPGFQWPAQDIIVGNTTVPFPQVIRELGSGLLLLPLVAVLANVAIAKAFANDGVVDATQELFALGLCNVLGSCFRAMPTTGAFTRSAVSHASGVRTPLAGLYSALLTLLALGVLTPHFRFIPRATLAAVLMTAVAPMIDLALVRRLTRLPATRADLLSWVVCFGVCLTWGVEVGLLCGMATSLIEPLRHWMLPQADRTTISGPGLAHRRIRPNPGLLYPGADRLRTLVLAEARHSDALPLVLDCERLVALDHSAAKALRELAGEVERCGTRLLLRNVQPSWIQALKLHETDDGLVFEQSA